A genomic stretch from uncultured Pseudodesulfovibrio sp. includes:
- the pyrR gene encoding bifunctional pyr operon transcriptional regulator/uracil phosphoribosyltransferase PyrR encodes MKECGTILSDREMSRTLERLAFEIYERHGDDETVAILGIQRRGADLAERLKKLLDEHLGRKVPLGKLDINLYRDDWTTNLELTPTINCSEIGFDVEGRTIVLVDDVLYSGRTIRAALEAILDYGRPNRVELLVLVDRGHRELPIQADYVGKRVDTLGDEHVNVLVVERDNEDKVCLVRSE; translated from the coding sequence ATGAAAGAATGCGGAACCATATTGTCCGACAGGGAAATGAGCAGGACGCTTGAGCGTCTGGCCTTTGAAATTTATGAACGGCACGGGGACGATGAAACCGTGGCCATCCTGGGCATTCAGCGGCGCGGTGCCGACCTTGCCGAACGCCTGAAAAAACTTCTTGATGAGCATCTCGGGCGCAAGGTGCCGCTCGGCAAGCTCGATATCAACCTGTATCGTGACGACTGGACCACCAATCTCGAACTGACTCCGACCATCAATTGTTCGGAGATCGGTTTTGACGTGGAAGGACGGACCATCGTGCTGGTTGACGATGTGCTCTATTCAGGGCGTACGATTCGGGCTGCACTTGAGGCCATTCTCGACTATGGACGGCCCAACAGGGTCGAGTTGCTGGTGCTTGTTGATCGCGGGCACCGCGAACTCCCCATTCAGGCGGATTACGTGGGTAAGCGCGTGGACACGCTGGGCGACGAGCATGTCAATGTGTTGGTGGTCGAGCGTGACAACGAAGACAAAGTCTGCCTCGTGCGGAGCGAATAA
- the thrB gene encoding homoserine kinase — protein sequence MAFTPLERDPIPLPCITLVGMATAGKSTLGNLLSRRLGWGQLDTDRYLESYYAMPLQAILDTYGLDEFLRIEEHLVSELNLTRTVISTGGSVIYGPKAMARLKRLGPVVLLDIDEATFVERVGDAENRGLAIAPGKTMHDLYNEREPLYRAAADIVVGTADHTPEESVDLILEHVDFA from the coding sequence ATGGCTTTCACTCCTTTGGAGCGTGATCCGATACCCCTGCCGTGCATTACGCTTGTGGGCATGGCCACAGCGGGCAAGTCCACGCTGGGCAACTTGTTGTCCCGGCGTCTCGGTTGGGGGCAGCTTGATACGGACCGCTATCTCGAATCCTATTACGCCATGCCGTTGCAGGCGATTCTCGATACCTACGGCCTGGATGAATTCCTGCGCATAGAAGAACATCTGGTTTCAGAATTGAACCTGACCCGGACCGTCATCTCCACGGGCGGCAGTGTCATCTACGGTCCCAAGGCCATGGCGCGGCTCAAGAGACTCGGCCCGGTCGTGTTGCTCGACATCGATGAAGCCACCTTTGTCGAGCGTGTGGGTGATGCCGAGAATCGTGGACTTGCCATTGCCCCGGGCAAGACCATGCATGACCTTTACAACGAACGGGAGCCACTGTACCGTGCCGCCGCCGACATTGTGGTCGGCACAGCTGACCATACGCCTGAAGAGAGCGTTGATCTTATTCTCGAACACGTGGATTTTGCATGA
- a CDS encoding Ada metal-binding domain-containing protein, with protein sequence MICALAFACLGVEKGPLPLVAEVHASSVVYHGNRNSHVFHQPGCRYFNCKNCVVVFSSRKQAIEAGFRPCKICKP encoded by the coding sequence ATGATTTGCGCATTGGCCTTTGCGTGCCTTGGTGTTGAGAAAGGGCCGCTGCCCCTGGTGGCGGAGGTGCATGCCTCGTCAGTTGTGTATCACGGCAACCGAAATTCGCATGTCTTTCATCAGCCGGGCTGCCGATATTTCAACTGCAAGAATTGCGTTGTCGTCTTTTCTTCCCGGAAGCAGGCCATTGAGGCTGGCTTTCGACCATGCAAGATATGCAAGCCGTAA
- a CDS encoding class I SAM-dependent methyltransferase, with translation MKNRIIDMSRLIPDLRTLWDGEYKIPWNDPAFSARILKEHLSQDHDLASRKQQTIEAQAEWIRSRYLADGPSSILDLGCGPGLYANLLAGDIHRYVGIDFSPASIDYACQTFGHAQREFRLGNVVDAPFGGPYDLVVMLYGELNVFSPKDCRLILSKAYEALAPGGCLLIERQVSAAVKAVGTAPDTQTQADSGGLFSDESYVCITHNHWLEDVAVSLQHFHVAHYDGRMKTYRSTTKAWTAGEMESMLGEVGFSSVASHDDWPVPDEWLTLMSACK, from the coding sequence ATGAAAAATAGAATAATCGATATGTCTCGTTTGATCCCTGATCTTCGCACCCTTTGGGACGGAGAGTATAAGATTCCCTGGAATGATCCCGCATTCAGTGCGCGGATTCTCAAGGAACACCTCTCTCAAGACCACGATCTGGCCAGTCGGAAACAGCAGACCATTGAGGCGCAAGCCGAATGGATTCGTTCTCGATATCTGGCTGACGGTCCATCTTCCATTCTTGACCTTGGCTGTGGCCCCGGCTTGTATGCGAATCTGCTGGCAGGCGACATCCATCGTTATGTCGGGATTGATTTCAGTCCGGCATCCATCGACTACGCATGCCAGACTTTTGGTCATGCTCAGCGCGAGTTCCGGCTTGGCAATGTCGTGGATGCCCCCTTTGGGGGGCCATATGATCTGGTTGTGATGCTGTATGGAGAACTGAATGTCTTCTCGCCGAAGGATTGCCGGCTGATTCTGTCCAAGGCGTATGAAGCCCTGGCCCCCGGAGGGTGTCTCCTGATTGAGCGGCAGGTGTCGGCGGCGGTCAAAGCCGTTGGGACGGCCCCGGATACACAGACGCAGGCTGATTCGGGAGGTCTTTTCTCGGATGAGTCGTATGTGTGTATTACACACAACCACTGGCTGGAAGATGTCGCAGTTTCCCTGCAACACTTCCATGTGGCGCATTATGATGGCCGGATGAAAACTTACCGGAGTACCACCAAGGCGTGGACAGCGGGAGAGATGGAGTCGATGCTTGGCGAGGTCGGCTTTTCGTCCGTTGCCAGCCATGACGACTGGCCGGTCCCGGATGAGTGGCTGACGCTCATGTCTGCATGTAAATAA
- a CDS encoding WcbI family polysaccharide biosynthesis putative acetyltransferase has protein sequence MNRRLCIVHANCQGAPLIEGLKTCPEFSDRFECRLFTNYVREPIPDDMLRRCSLFLYQHLGSHWDDMASASLLSKLPEAAHSLCIPNMFFTGYWPTWSSKPGFDYRCEHLDALVALGFPAEETIILALHTDMATEFDLAARLEKTFAQEHDREAHTPIPYIHIIREHYRDVQLFNTINHPGPMLMNHVATGVLRELGFTPPDENVLNALGDPFPEFEQPINPKVAEALGLSFGGPKQEYEVYGRKMTFARWVANYVSARQAGVSDFIGYLTGADITA, from the coding sequence ATGAACAGGAGACTTTGCATCGTCCACGCCAACTGCCAGGGCGCCCCGCTCATTGAGGGGCTCAAGACCTGCCCGGAATTCTCCGACAGGTTTGAATGCAGACTGTTCACCAACTACGTGCGCGAACCGATCCCTGACGACATGCTGCGCCGCTGCTCCCTGTTTCTCTATCAACACCTCGGCAGCCACTGGGACGACATGGCATCAGCAAGTCTGCTTTCCAAGCTACCAGAAGCCGCACACTCATTGTGCATCCCCAACATGTTTTTCACGGGGTACTGGCCCACATGGTCAAGCAAGCCGGGATTCGACTACCGCTGCGAGCATCTGGACGCGCTGGTGGCCCTCGGCTTCCCGGCGGAGGAAACAATCATCCTCGCCCTGCACACGGATATGGCCACCGAGTTCGATCTCGCGGCGCGGCTGGAAAAGACTTTCGCACAGGAACATGACCGGGAAGCACACACGCCTATTCCCTACATTCACATTATCAGGGAACACTACCGGGACGTTCAACTCTTCAACACGATCAACCATCCCGGCCCCATGCTCATGAACCATGTCGCCACAGGCGTACTGCGAGAGCTTGGGTTCACACCGCCCGACGAGAACGTACTCAATGCCCTGGGTGATCCGTTCCCTGAATTCGAACAGCCCATCAATCCCAAGGTAGCGGAAGCGCTCGGCCTGTCCTTTGGCGGCCCGAAGCAGGAATACGAAGTATATGGCAGAAAGATGACCTTCGCCCGATGGGTGGCGAACTACGTCAGTGCGAGACAGGCCGGTGTCTCCGATTTCATCGGCTACCTGACCGGGGCCGACATCACGGCCTGA
- the cobT gene encoding nicotinate-nucleotide--dimethylbenzimidazole phosphoribosyltransferase, translating into MNTIFDAAIAAIEPVDQSLAERGQAHLDNLTKPQGSLGRLEELALQLYLIQKGQKLSVDPMRVYTVAGDHGVNAEGVSVFSQEVTRQMVLNFLNDGAGINVLAETVGAQLYVVDAGCCGGPYDEHPKLIQAKVAEGTANLAQGPAMTHEQCIQALNLGISLADRAHEDGVKVLGTGDMGISNTTPSTALYCAYLGMEPEPMTGPGTGLDRDGVASKANVIRKGLAANAEVVQSGDAVGILAALGGLEIAALTGLILGGAKNRQLVCVDGFISTAAYLAAWKICPTVREYCIISHASAEPGHAAAVKAMELKPYLDLGFRLGEGTGAACAMFLVRGAANIFNDMATFADAGVAEADA; encoded by the coding sequence ATGAATACGATTTTTGACGCTGCCATAGCCGCTATCGAGCCTGTTGATCAGTCCCTTGCCGAGCGGGGGCAGGCCCATCTGGACAACCTGACCAAGCCGCAGGGGAGTCTTGGGCGTTTGGAGGAACTGGCTCTGCAACTGTATCTCATCCAAAAAGGACAGAAGCTGTCGGTCGATCCTATGCGCGTCTATACCGTGGCTGGCGATCACGGCGTCAATGCCGAAGGCGTCAGTGTCTTTTCTCAGGAAGTAACCCGTCAGATGGTGCTCAACTTTCTGAACGACGGTGCAGGGATCAACGTTCTTGCCGAAACCGTCGGCGCACAGCTTTATGTGGTGGACGCAGGCTGTTGCGGTGGACCGTACGACGAGCATCCCAAGCTGATTCAGGCAAAGGTGGCAGAGGGGACCGCCAATTTGGCCCAGGGGCCGGCCATGACGCACGAGCAGTGCATTCAGGCTTTGAATCTGGGTATTTCTTTGGCTGATCGTGCCCATGAAGACGGCGTGAAAGTCCTTGGTACCGGCGATATGGGTATTTCCAACACCACACCGTCCACCGCGCTGTATTGCGCGTATCTGGGCATGGAGCCCGAACCCATGACCGGGCCGGGCACAGGTCTTGACAGGGACGGGGTTGCCTCCAAGGCGAACGTCATCCGCAAAGGGCTCGCCGCCAACGCTGAAGTCGTTCAATCAGGGGACGCTGTCGGCATCCTTGCCGCACTCGGTGGATTGGAAATAGCTGCTCTGACCGGACTCATTCTCGGTGGAGCCAAAAACAGACAGCTTGTCTGCGTAGACGGTTTTATTTCCACTGCCGCGTATCTTGCGGCCTGGAAAATCTGTCCCACGGTGCGCGAGTACTGCATCATCAGCCATGCTTCCGCCGAGCCTGGTCATGCGGCCGCAGTCAAAGCCATGGAACTCAAGCCGTATCTGGATCTCGGATTCCGGCTCGGCGAAGGCACCGGTGCGGCCTGTGCCATGTTCCTTGTTCGGGGTGCCGCCAACATATTCAATGACATGGCGACCTTTGCAGATGCAGGCGTTGCTGAAGCTGACGCTTAG
- a CDS encoding GNAT family N-acetyltransferase has protein sequence MSPRYEAETVSSNSLSFSEASLADLPFLHQLEQTSFSEARQSSRNSLRNSITSPNQLVVIAQARGKKKCLFPVGAAIVFEYKRSLRIYSLAVERAHRMRGVGDLLIKHILDFAVSHGYERITLEADAGNSRLMEWYRKMGFEAQRTLPDYYGPGEPAVRMVQMLANRGNTAEHIVIVIDDPGVAKRCVPGIHFCSATEYLSDTNYSNSNRFHVLNLCGSHKTHSLGYYVSLLASARNHRVTPTVMAVKDATTPVVAQSLLDEIREAVLDKIPGANGSTLELTCILGKTPDSQYEDLAKKLFSLFSVPFFTIVLEKQGVWKVKKIKLLKIKQVADKYPVLLNCALTGYCGRKRYNRQRLRNFKYDLAILVNGNEKTAPSCPLALEKFQKAAERVGFFVEFITKADHRRICEFDALFIRETTAMENHTYEMARHAYTEGLVVVDDPWSIMHCSNKVYLQERLNDAGICQPRGWLLTQKLCTPCHIRSLPIPLVLKLPESSFSQGVFLVHSHEELQAKLSRMFTKTELVIAQEFLTSDYDWRIGLLDNTPLFACKYYMANNHWQIYNWQSSMSEEFSGRSETLSVKQVPPHVLKAAVGASSLIGNGFYGVDLKEINGKAYVIEVNDNPNVDAGIEDELLGDELYERIMQSIYNRIETERHQIRYLY, from the coding sequence ATGAGCCCCAGATATGAGGCGGAAACCGTCTCGTCCAATTCCCTTTCTTTTTCGGAAGCCTCACTGGCTGACCTTCCCTTTCTCCATCAGCTCGAACAAACGAGTTTCAGCGAAGCCAGGCAAAGTTCCAGGAACAGCCTGCGCAACAGCATAACAAGTCCGAATCAGTTGGTGGTCATTGCGCAGGCCAGAGGCAAGAAAAAGTGTTTGTTCCCGGTGGGAGCGGCTATTGTTTTCGAGTACAAGCGGTCGTTGCGCATATACTCACTGGCCGTGGAAAGAGCGCACAGAATGCGGGGTGTGGGTGATTTACTCATTAAGCACATCCTCGATTTTGCCGTCAGCCATGGGTACGAGCGTATCACCCTTGAGGCGGATGCCGGCAACAGCAGGCTCATGGAATGGTACCGGAAAATGGGCTTTGAGGCACAACGAACCCTGCCGGATTATTACGGCCCGGGGGAACCTGCGGTCAGAATGGTCCAGATGCTGGCGAACAGGGGGAACACGGCTGAGCACATAGTCATCGTTATTGACGATCCCGGTGTCGCCAAAAGATGTGTGCCCGGCATTCATTTCTGTTCGGCCACGGAGTATCTGTCCGACACTAATTATTCAAATTCGAATCGGTTTCATGTGCTCAACCTGTGTGGCTCGCACAAGACACATTCGCTGGGCTACTACGTGTCCCTGTTGGCATCGGCCCGCAATCATCGCGTGACGCCGACGGTCATGGCGGTCAAGGATGCGACAACCCCGGTGGTGGCCCAGAGCCTTCTCGATGAAATACGGGAAGCCGTTCTCGACAAAATACCGGGGGCGAATGGCAGTACGCTGGAGCTTACCTGCATATTGGGGAAAACCCCGGATTCCCAGTATGAGGATCTGGCGAAAAAGCTGTTCTCGCTGTTTTCAGTCCCTTTCTTTACCATTGTCCTGGAGAAACAAGGGGTGTGGAAGGTAAAGAAAATCAAGCTGTTGAAGATCAAACAGGTCGCCGACAAATATCCAGTTCTGTTGAACTGTGCCCTGACAGGATATTGCGGCAGAAAACGGTACAATCGTCAACGCCTGAGAAATTTCAAATATGATCTAGCGATACTGGTGAACGGTAATGAAAAAACGGCACCGTCCTGTCCTCTGGCGCTTGAGAAGTTCCAAAAGGCGGCAGAGCGGGTAGGGTTTTTTGTGGAGTTCATCACCAAGGCGGATCACAGGCGTATATGTGAATTTGACGCGCTGTTTATTCGTGAAACCACGGCCATGGAGAACCATACTTATGAGATGGCCCGTCATGCCTATACCGAAGGGCTCGTTGTTGTTGATGATCCCTGGTCCATCATGCATTGCTCCAATAAGGTGTATCTTCAGGAACGGCTGAATGACGCCGGCATTTGCCAGCCGAGAGGATGGCTGCTGACGCAGAAACTGTGCACTCCGTGTCACATTCGTTCGCTGCCGATTCCGCTGGTCCTCAAGCTGCCTGAAAGTTCGTTTTCTCAAGGTGTTTTTCTCGTGCATTCTCATGAAGAACTCCAAGCCAAACTGTCCCGGATGTTTACCAAGACAGAACTTGTCATTGCCCAGGAGTTCCTTACCTCGGATTATGACTGGCGAATCGGTCTGCTGGACAACACGCCTCTGTTCGCCTGCAAGTATTACATGGCGAACAACCACTGGCAGATTTACAATTGGCAATCGAGCATGTCCGAAGAGTTCAGCGGCCGCTCAGAGACCCTGTCCGTGAAGCAGGTGCCACCGCATGTGCTGAAGGCGGCGGTCGGCGCGTCTTCTCTCATCGGCAATGGCTTCTATGGAGTGGATCTCAAGGAGATCAACGGCAAGGCCTACGTCATCGAGGTCAACGACAATCCCAACGTGGATGCCGGAATTGAAGACGAGTTGCTGGGTGATGAACTCTATGAGCGCATTATGCAGTCGATTTACAATCGAATCGAGACCGAAAGACATCAGATTCGGTACCTGTATTAA
- a CDS encoding SET domain-containing protein, which produces MIHPHSVVRTVSPEIGVGVFATRHIPQGTIVVVRDQFDLCLSQEDYCLLPQSVRASMETYMYHDKCGNLVLSWDHARYMNHSCHSNTMMTDYNLEIAVRDISPGEEITTEYGLLNIQEPYEIYCGCDSCREHLRLDDIDVHGAAWDASIRASLLCVSRVEQPLLPLVNTADRTRLDDLLLGRAGYSSIMNLKWRACAGNF; this is translated from the coding sequence ATGATTCATCCGCATTCTGTTGTCAGAACCGTTTCCCCAGAGATCGGGGTCGGCGTTTTCGCGACCCGCCATATCCCGCAAGGGACTATTGTTGTGGTCAGGGATCAATTTGATCTCTGCCTGTCGCAAGAAGACTACTGCCTTCTGCCGCAGTCGGTCCGTGCGTCCATGGAAACCTATATGTATCATGACAAATGCGGCAATCTCGTGTTGAGCTGGGATCATGCCCGCTACATGAACCACAGTTGCCACAGCAATACCATGATGACGGATTACAATCTGGAAATTGCGGTTCGCGACATTTCCCCCGGTGAGGAGATTACGACGGAATACGGCCTGCTGAACATACAGGAGCCGTATGAAATATACTGCGGATGCGACAGTTGCCGCGAGCATTTGCGGCTTGATGACATAGATGTCCATGGTGCGGCCTGGGATGCGAGCATCCGGGCCAGTCTGCTGTGTGTATCTCGGGTGGAGCAGCCTCTTCTGCCGCTTGTGAATACGGCTGATCGAACCAGGCTGGATGATCTGCTTTTGGGTCGTGCCGGATATTCCTCGATCATGAACTTGAAATGGCGTGCCTGCGCAGGGAATTTTTGA
- a CDS encoding bifunctional GNAT family N-acetyltransferase/carbon-nitrogen hydrolase family protein — MQKRKTIKIRNWTEEDIPAIVACQKAAYPDFEDHYDERMYAMQFNAFPQGQVLAEYDGRVVGYATSIIVQLDETVDWYRYDEITGGGTFNTHNPTGDTLYGADIAVHPDFRGRGVAGRIYKHRKQIMKRYNLSRMIAHGRIMNYSEKEGILTAKEYVGMVEKGELKDSALNAHLKAGYKVRGIFLDLLNDDSSLNYSTFLEMPNPDFQPIRRKIAGAPLRRPVRQFRVCAAQYQMRKISSWTDLRQSVEFFVTTADTYHCHFLVLPELFTAQMFSAMPPEWDSRRAVLELAGMADQYLDMFRELATEYNLHIIGGSHPILREGKLYNVAHLFTPSGNVYTQDKLHITPGEREDWGIHPGEGLSVFHTPLGRIAIQVCYDIEFPEASRLLAMAGAEVIFVPFSTDEKRAYYRVRSTAQARCIENSIYTVIAANVGNLPGVKTYLLNYGQSAVFAPSDFAFPVPALNGEADPGVETVVIADLDLASLSQVREFGSVRPLHERRPDIYELKPRKKIKIIRTE; from the coding sequence ATGCAGAAAAGAAAAACCATAAAAATCAGAAACTGGACCGAAGAAGACATTCCAGCCATCGTCGCATGTCAGAAAGCGGCATACCCTGATTTCGAAGACCATTATGACGAACGCATGTATGCCATGCAATTCAACGCTTTCCCCCAAGGCCAGGTGTTGGCCGAATATGATGGCCGGGTTGTCGGGTACGCAACATCCATCATTGTGCAACTGGATGAGACTGTGGACTGGTATCGATACGATGAAATCACTGGCGGCGGGACATTCAACACCCACAACCCCACAGGAGACACGCTGTACGGAGCAGACATTGCCGTTCATCCCGACTTTCGGGGCCGAGGTGTGGCGGGCAGGATATACAAACACCGCAAACAGATCATGAAGCGCTACAATCTGAGCAGGATGATCGCTCATGGCCGCATCATGAATTACAGCGAAAAGGAAGGCATCCTCACCGCCAAGGAATACGTCGGCATGGTGGAGAAAGGGGAACTCAAGGACTCCGCCCTGAACGCACATCTCAAGGCCGGATACAAGGTCAGAGGCATTTTTCTCGATTTACTGAATGATGATTCAAGCCTCAATTACTCGACATTTCTGGAAATGCCCAACCCGGACTTTCAACCAATACGAAGGAAAATCGCAGGCGCCCCTCTTCGTCGTCCAGTACGGCAGTTCCGGGTCTGTGCCGCCCAATATCAGATGCGCAAAATCTCCTCATGGACAGACCTGCGCCAATCGGTTGAGTTTTTTGTGACCACGGCCGACACATACCACTGTCATTTCCTGGTGTTGCCGGAACTGTTCACCGCGCAGATGTTCAGCGCCATGCCGCCGGAATGGGACTCTCGCAGAGCCGTTCTTGAACTGGCCGGAATGGCTGATCAATACCTGGACATGTTCCGTGAGCTGGCCACTGAGTACAACCTGCATATTATCGGTGGATCGCATCCGATACTCCGCGAAGGTAAACTCTACAACGTCGCACACCTCTTTACTCCGTCCGGGAACGTCTACACTCAGGACAAACTGCATATCACGCCCGGCGAAAGGGAGGACTGGGGGATTCATCCGGGAGAAGGGCTGAGCGTCTTCCACACCCCCCTCGGACGAATCGCCATTCAGGTATGCTATGACATCGAATTCCCCGAAGCCTCACGCCTGTTGGCAATGGCAGGAGCCGAAGTCATCTTTGTTCCTTTCAGCACTGACGAGAAACGAGCGTATTATCGAGTCAGATCAACGGCCCAGGCTCGGTGTATTGAGAACTCCATCTATACCGTCATCGCGGCAAATGTCGGGAACCTGCCCGGAGTGAAAACCTATTTGCTCAACTACGGCCAGTCTGCCGTATTTGCTCCAAGCGACTTCGCCTTTCCCGTCCCCGCACTCAACGGGGAAGCCGATCCGGGAGTTGAAACAGTGGTTATCGCTGACCTCGATCTGGCCAGTCTGTCCCAGGTCAGGGAATTCGGCAGCGTGCGCCCTCTTCATGAACGTCGACCGGACATCTATGAATTGAAACCCCGAAAAAAGATCAAGATTATCAGAACGGAATAA
- the speA gene encoding biosynthetic arginine decarboxylase, with product MTHTLERWTAERSTELYGVREWGAGFFGISETGELQVTATPNRFDNAVSIPEIIAGIQERGLDMPVLLRIENILDTQISLLNDSFLGAIDALGYEGSYLGAYPIKVNQQQQVVEAVTRHGKKYHHGLEAGSKAELIAAMGMLRDTEAVLVCNGYKDEEFIDLGLHATQLGFQCILVVEMPSELPLIIERAKAKGIKPLLGVRVKLSTQANGLWAESGGDRSIFGLNATQIIEAIDRLKEADMLDCLQLLHYHLGSQIPNIREIRGAVGEASRVYAGLVAEGANMRYLDLGGGLAVDYDGTQTNFMSSRNYTLDEYSVDVVEGVMTVLDEQGVDHPIIVTESGRAVVAYYSMLLFNVLDAAKFQPEPLPEEFPENTNIHTLHLFQALQDLKLRNVQECFNDILYYRDEVRQAFNNGKISFRERAVAENVFWEGISRIAKLTKDLPSLPQELEGISQALSDIYYCNFSVFQSLPDAWAIGQLFPVMPVHRLGERPVREGILADITCDCDGKIDRFIDSQGVKRTMPLHDLKDNEEYYLGAFLVGAYQETLGDLHNLLGDTNIVTIRIRENGEYDFVNEMEGDTVEDILSYVEYDTKYLLTRFRETAENAVRERRITPAQRKEILQAYKMGLQGYTYFER from the coding sequence GTGACCCATACACTGGAAAGATGGACCGCTGAACGGTCCACGGAACTCTACGGCGTCCGCGAATGGGGCGCTGGTTTCTTTGGCATATCCGAGACTGGCGAATTACAGGTAACCGCGACCCCCAATCGGTTTGACAACGCGGTCAGTATCCCTGAGATCATCGCCGGTATTCAGGAGCGCGGCCTTGATATGCCGGTTCTCCTGCGAATCGAAAACATTCTCGATACCCAGATATCTTTGCTCAACGACAGCTTTCTTGGAGCTATCGACGCCCTGGGCTATGAGGGATCGTATCTTGGGGCGTATCCCATCAAGGTGAACCAACAGCAGCAGGTTGTTGAAGCCGTGACGCGTCATGGCAAGAAGTATCACCATGGGCTTGAGGCCGGCAGCAAGGCCGAACTCATCGCAGCCATGGGCATGCTTCGGGACACCGAAGCTGTCCTCGTGTGCAACGGCTACAAGGATGAGGAATTCATCGACCTTGGTCTGCATGCCACCCAGCTCGGATTTCAATGCATCCTCGTGGTGGAAATGCCCAGCGAGCTTCCCCTCATTATCGAACGGGCCAAGGCCAAAGGCATCAAGCCCCTCCTTGGCGTGCGAGTCAAGCTCTCCACACAGGCCAACGGCCTGTGGGCAGAGTCCGGTGGTGACCGTTCTATTTTCGGTCTCAACGCGACCCAGATCATTGAGGCCATCGACCGCCTCAAGGAAGCGGACATGCTTGATTGTCTGCAACTGCTGCATTACCACCTCGGCTCCCAGATTCCGAACATCCGCGAGATTCGCGGAGCAGTCGGTGAGGCCAGCCGCGTATACGCAGGGCTTGTTGCCGAAGGTGCCAACATGCGCTACCTCGATCTCGGTGGCGGGCTGGCTGTGGATTACGACGGCACCCAGACAAACTTCATGAGCAGCCGCAACTACACACTGGACGAGTACAGTGTGGACGTTGTCGAAGGCGTCATGACAGTTCTTGACGAGCAGGGCGTGGATCATCCCATCATTGTCACCGAATCCGGTCGAGCAGTGGTCGCCTACTATTCCATGCTGCTGTTCAACGTCCTTGATGCGGCAAAGTTCCAGCCGGAACCGCTTCCCGAGGAGTTTCCCGAGAACACCAATATTCATACACTGCATCTGTTCCAGGCATTGCAGGATCTCAAGCTGCGCAATGTTCAGGAGTGTTTCAACGATATCCTTTATTACAGGGACGAAGTACGTCAGGCGTTCAACAACGGGAAAATTTCATTCCGTGAACGTGCCGTGGCCGAAAACGTCTTCTGGGAAGGTATCAGCCGCATTGCCAAACTGACGAAGGACCTGCCATCGCTTCCCCAGGAGCTGGAAGGTATTTCACAAGCTCTTTCTGATATTTATTACTGTAACTTCAGCGTGTTCCAGTCTCTTCCCGATGCGTGGGCCATAGGTCAGCTCTTTCCCGTCATGCCGGTGCACCGTTTGGGTGAAAGGCCTGTGCGTGAAGGTATTCTGGCCGACATCACCTGCGACTGTGACGGCAAGATTGATCGATTCATCGATAGCCAGGGCGTGAAACGAACGATGCCCCTGCATGATTTGAAAGACAACGAGGAGTATTACCTCGGGGCCTTCCTTGTAGGGGCGTATCAGGAAACGCTCGGCGATCTGCATAACCTGCTCGGCGATACCAATATCGTCACCATCAGGATACGCGAGAACGGTGAGTATGATTTTGTCAATGAGATGGAAGGCGACACGGTGGAGGACATCCTTTCCTATGTGGAATACGACACCAAATACCTTCTGACTCGATTCCGCGAAACCGCGGAAAACGCTGTGCGCGAGAGGCGGATTACCCCGGCGCAGCGCAAGGAAATCCTTCAGGCTTACAAAATGGGCCTCCAGGGATATACCTACTTCGAACGATAA